The Candidatus Baltobacteraceae bacterium nucleotide sequence CTCGATCAGCCGGCTTATCGGTCCAATCGCCAAGTGGCGACGTTCCAAAACGGTGTCGTAACCGCCGTGCGCTGATTTCGCAGCCGGGCGGGAAACACGTTGATGGACGTGGCTTGATAGAGTGCGACGAGCGGGAGGTCGCGCGCGAGAATGCGCTGCACCGCGCGGTAGTCGCGCCGGCGCGTTGCGCGATCCTGCGCGCGAGCGCCGTCGGCGAGCAGCGCATCGACTCGCGGGTTGCAATAACGAGCTTTGTTGAAACCGTGCGGCGGAATGCGATCGCACGAAAACTGATCGGCCACGTCGGGATCGAAGCCGGCGATGAATTGCAGCAGCGTCATGCCGAAGCGGCCGCCGTAGAGCGGGCCGCCCGACGAGTCCGGGGCCATCAGCAGCGCGATAGGATAGCGCCGAATCGCGACCGCGACGCCGACGCCGCGTTCGGCGGCCTGAATGGCGGTCGCCAGCGTGATCGCGCTCGGTTTGTCGGCGCGCGTCACGAGCGTTACCGCGAGCCGGCGCCCCGCTTTGCGGCGGATTCCGTCGCTTCCGACCCGCCAGCCGGCGGCATCGAGCAGGCGCGCGGCGGAGCGCGGATCGTACCCGGGCATCGCAAACGCGCGCGGGTCGTACGCCCATTGAAAGAGACCGGCGCCCGGACCCGATGTGATGACGGCGCCGCGCAGCACTTTACGCACGAGCTGCGGCGCGTCGAACGCTAACGCTAGCGCCCGCCGCACGCTGCGATCGCGCAGGATCGGATCTCGCACGTTGAAGATCAGCGCACCGGTCCCGTCGATCGGCCGCCGTTTCACGCGCGTGCCCGGGATGGCGAGCAGCAGTGCGTACTGCGACTCATCGGCATTCACGTACGCGTCGGCCTCGCGTGCACGAAGCATCGTCTCCGCGGCGCTCGCGTCGGCGGCAAAGCGGATCGTCAGCCGGTCGATTCCAACCGGCGTTCGATAGTAGGGATTGCGCTGCAATTCGAGCCGTTCGCCGCGGACCCAGCGCGCGACCCGATACGGCCCCGACCCGACGGGCGCGGCGTTGAACGCCGCCCGCGGCAATGGCCCTTGCGAGCGGAGCCGCCGCTGCGGCAGGATCGGCACGGCGTTGCCGGGCCCGCAGAGATAGAGTCGTGCCGCCGCATACGGGCGGCGCAAGCGAATCCGAACGGTCAGCGCGTCGGGCGTTTCGACGCCGATCACATCGTCGAACCCGATTTCACTGGGAACCGCGTTGCGCGGATCGTTCACGGCTCGAATCGTATAGGCGACGTCGCGGCTGGTGAGCGGCGTCCCGTCGCTAAAGCGAAGATTCGGCCGAAGATGGTAGGTGATGAGCGTGCCACCCCGCGCGATACCGCCGTTCGATCGGCTCGGTACGACGAGGGCGGCATCGGGAACGAGCCGGCCGCGATCGTCGATTCGCACGAGATACGAATAGAGCAGGGCCGCGAGTTCTTGCCCGCCCACGCCGCTCACGTAGATCGGATCGAGCGTGCTGAAGTCCTGGGTTTGGACGATCGTCAGGGATCCGGCGAGCGGCCGCCTGCCGCCTGCGCCACTGCATCCGGCGAGCGACATGAGAAAACAAACCGCGAGTAGTATAGGCCGCACGACTCTCGACTCTTCGCCGCTGCTTGATTACACTACTCGGCATCTACAGGTTCCGTGCTGCCTTAAAGGAGAGTCGCCGATGCGTTTACGCCTTGTCATGCTTGCCGTTGCGGTGGGGTTGCTGGGAGCAACCGCCTCGGCCGCCCCCCCGCCGGGCCTGCCGCCGCAGCCGGCCGTCCGCCCGGCATGGGCGCCCCCCGGAACGATGCTCGTGAGTCCGTGCGTTGCGACGATGGGCTCGCACTGGGCCAATCCGCGCAATCTGCCGTTCGGGCCGATCTATGGAGAATACGCGGGAAAGCCGGTCTTTACCGAGATCATGATCGATAAAAAGGCCTTTGCGAAGGGCGGGAGCTGGGATCAGCAGCTCAAGCCGCTCCCCGGCTATTCGATCGATCATGTGGACGTCGACTACGTGCCCTACGGCCATGCCGGCTATCCGATCCCCCATTACGACGTCCATGCGTACTACGTGCCGCACGCGACCCACGAGAAATTCTGCCCCAACGGGATAAAGCTTCGCACGGCAAAGTAACTCCAGACCAAGCCACTTGACGGGAACCGCTCATCCTTGATACCATGCCGAGGTTGTGGTCCGCCCGGCCGCGTCTTTTTGCGTGTGCCGGGAGAAAAATAAGCAGTACGCCAGGGCCCGTGTGCTGCACAACTAGAGGACGAGGAAGTATGAAGAACATCCTTGGCCGCAAGGTTGGGATGACGAGCGTCTTCACCGCGGATGGCCGGCACGTGCCGGTCACGGTGATCGAAGCCGGTCCCTGCACGGTGGTCGAGCGCAGAACGAAGGACAAGCACGGGTACGAATCCGTTGCTTTGGCTTTCGGCGACGTTAAAAAGTCGCGCGTCTCGCGTGCCCTTGCCGGACATTATAAGAAGACCGACGTCGAACCCAAACGATTCATTCGCGAATTTCGCGACGACATCGATGGCGTCGAAGTCGGCGCGACGATTACCGTCTCGGAGTTCGAGAGCGGCGACCGCGTCGACGTCGTCGGCATCTCCAAAGGCCACGGTTTCGCCGGCGGCATCAAACGGCATAACTTCTCGGGCGGCGGCGCGAGCCACGGCTCGATGATCCATCGCCAACCGGCCTCCAACGGCGACACCAATGCGGGCCGCGTTGTTAAAGGCAGCCGCCGCCCCGGTCACTACGGCGTCGATCGTACGACCATGCAGAATCTCGAGATCGTGCGCGCCGACGGCGAGCGCAACTTGCTGCTCGTCCGCGGTCCGATTCCGGGCCCGAAAAATGCGCTCGTGATCGTGCGAAAGAGCGTGAAAGATGCCTAACGTTATCGACCTGACCGGAAAGGTCGTCCGCGAAGAGGCCACCCCGGCGATCTTCGAAGTGGACTACAGCGAGAAAGCGCACACGATTTTCCGCGCGGTCTTCCGCGAGCTCGCGAACCCGCGCGCCGGAACGGCCTCGACGCTGCGACGCGACGAAGTGCGCGGCGGCGGTCGCAAACCGTGGAAACAAAAAGGTACCGGCCGCGCTCGTCAGGGCTCCATCCGCTCCCCGCAATGGCGCCACGGCGGCGTCGTCTTCGGGCCCAAGCCGCGCAGCTACATCACCGACCTTAATAAGAAAGAACGCCGTCTCGCGTTCGTGGCCGCACTTGCGGACCGTTTTAAAAACGGCGGGATCACCATTCTCGATGCCGCGAACTTCGAGCTGAACAAGACGGCCGATTTCGCGAAGCTGATTTTCGGCGGAGCGAAAGAAGCGAAGAAGGGTCCCGCGACCCTCATCGTCTTCGCGTTCGACGAACAAGTCGGCGACCGGTTCCATCGCCTCGGGCGCAACCTGCGTCACGTCGGCATCACGCATTCGGGAGCGCTCGACGTTAAGGACGTGCTGCGCTACCACCGGATCGTCTTTACGACGGCCGCGTACGACGCGATCGTCAAAACGTTCGGCAGCCCCAGTGAGGAAGCGAAATAATGGACGCACGCGATGTGATCCTCGCGCCGCGCATCACCGAGAAATCGATGGGCAGCGCGGTCCTGCAGCAATACAGCTTCATCGTGCACCCGGACGCGACCAAGACGCAAATCCGGCACGCGATCGAAGAGATTTTCAAGGTTAACGTCATCAAGGTGAACACGGTAAACGTCGGCGGTAAGAAGCGCAACTTCGCGCGCCGCGGCGTTCGCAGTGCCGGCTATCAAAAAGACACCAAGAAGGCGATCGTCACTCTCAAGCCCGGCCAGAAGATCGAACTGGGCGGCGTGAACTATTTCGAGCAATAACGATGGCTGTAAAAAAATATAAACCGACCAGCGCCGGACGGCGCTTCATGACCACGGCGGATTTTTCCGAGCTGAGCAAGGTCGATCCCGAGAGAACGCTCATCGAGGTTCGCAAGAAGCATTCGGGCCGTAACTTCAACGGGCACATCACCGTGCGTCACAAGGGCGGCGGCACGCGCAAGCAATATCGCATCATCGATTTCAAGCGCACGAAAGACGCAATTCCCGCCAAGGTTGCGACGCTCGAGTACGATCCGAACCGTTCGGCCCGTATCGCGCTCGTGAACTACAAAGACGGCGAGAAGCGGTACGTCCTCGCGCCGCTGGGATTGAAAATCGGCGACGTGATCGAGTCGGGCCCGACCGCCGATATCAAGAACGGCAACTGCCTGCCGATCAAGAACATTCCCGTCGGCACGGTCATTCACAATATCGAGCTGCGCCCCGGTCAGGGCGCCAAGCTCGTGCGCAGCGCCGGCGGCTCCGCGCAGTTGATGGCAAAAGAAGGCGACTACGCACAAGTGCGTATGCCGTCGGGCGAAGTGCGCAAGATTCAGGTCGTCTGCCGCGCTACCATCGGCCAACTCGGCAACATCGAACACGAGAACGAGATCGTCGGCAAGGCCGGCCGCTCGCGCCATCGCGGCAAGCGTCCCTCGGTTCGCGGTATCGCGATGAATCCGGTCGACCATCCGCACGGCGGCGGCGAGGCGCGTTCGACTTCGGGTCGTCCGCCGACCACGCCCTGGGGTCAGATGACCATGGGCAAAAAGACGCGTCGCAACAAGCGCACCGCGTCGATGATCGTTCGTAAGCGGAAGGCCAAGTAGATGCAACGTAAATTTGGCGCGCCCTCGGGGAGCGCTCGTGTGAGCAGCACAATCATGCGCGCCGTGTTTCGGGGGCCCCAGCTCGGCTGGGGGGCGCGTAGCTTAGAGCGGAGCGCCGTTTAAATGGGACGTAGCCTAAAAAAAGGTCCGTTTGTTGCGGATCATCTGATGAGTAAAGTCACGAAGATGAATGAGACGCGCGAGAAGCGCGTCATCAAGACGTGGAGCCGCAGCTCGACGATCGTTCCCGAAATGGTCGGGCACACGATCGGCGTGCACAACGGCAAAGCTCACGTGCCCGTTTTCGTTACCGAAAATATGGTCGGCCACAAGCTCGGAGAGTTTTCGCCAACGCGGCTCTTTCGCGGCCACGGCGGCGACAAGGCTGGTGTGAAGTAATGGCTGACGTACAAGCGGCGCGCACCGAAGCGCTCGCGCATCTGAAGTTCGCTCGCATGGGACCGCGCAAGCTGCGCCGGGTCGCCGACGCGATTCGCGGCAAGAGCGTGCGCGAGGCGCTCGTGCTCCTGCAATTCGCCGGAGTCTTCGCGGCCGAGCCGATCGAGAAGCTGCTGCGCAGCGCGGTCGCTAACGCCGAGAACAACCACGACATGAACACCGACGAACTCTACGTCACGCGGATCACCGTCGACGGCGGTCCGGGCGGCCGTTTTACCAAACGCCTGGATCCGCGTGCTCAAGGGCGCGCGAATTTCAAGCGCAAGCGCATGTCGCACGTAACGATTGCCGTCGGCGAGATGCCGATTCGCAAGCCCAAGCAGCGCGGCGGAGCGTCGATCGGTCTCAAGCGCGCGACCGCTCGCAAGACCCAGGGCAGCGCGGCCGCGGCCAAACCGACGGCGCGCAAACGCACGACTCCGAAAGTTACGGCTGCTGCGGCGGGAGCTACTGAGTAATATATGGGACAAAAAATTCATCCGGTCGGCTTGCGCCTCGGCATCACGCGTACGTGGGACAGCCGCTGGTTTGAGAAAAAGCATTACAAGGACTGGCTGCACGAAGATCACGCTATCCGCAAGTATTTCACGCGCTGGATGCGCCCGGCTGCGATCTCGCGCATCGAGATCGAACGCCGCGCGAATCAAGCCCGCGTGATCATCAACACGGGTAAGCCGGGCATCATCATCGGCAAGCGCGGCGTCGGCATCGAAGAGATTCGGAAGAACCTCGAAAAGCTGACCGGCAAAAACGTGCAGGTCAACGTGATGGAGATCAAGACCATCGAACTCGATGCGCGCTTGGTCGGCCAGAACATCGTGGATCAACTCGAAAAGCGTATCGCGTTCCGCCGAGCGATGAAGCAGGCGATCATGCGCACCATGAAAGCCGGCGCGCGCGGAATAAAAGTACAGGTTTCCGGCCGACTCGGCGGCGCGGAGATCGCGCGCACCGAACGTAACTCCGACGGTAAGGTTCCCTTGCACACGCTGCGCGCCGATATCGATTACGCGCACGTCGAGGCGTTTACGACATTCGGCCGCATCGGCGTGAAGGTATGGATCTATCGCGGCGAAGTTCTGCCGGACCAGGTCCGTCAGGAAGCGCGCCCCGACACGCGTCCCGAACGGGCGACGTTCCGCGATCGCCGCGACCGCGGCACGCGCGGCGGCCGCAGCCGCGGGCCGGCGGACGCACCCGCAGTCGATTCCGTCCCCGCAGTCGATGCCATTCCCGCGGTCGACGCGGCGGCCGGCGCGAGCGCGGAGCAGACGCATCCGGTTGAGACGCCCTCGCCGATCGAAAACGATCCGCAACAAGTTCCTGATACGTCTCCCGTGCCGAACCCGGCCGAGGGACATCCGAACGAAGTCGGCCCGCAAGGCGAGCCGCGTCCGTCGGAACCCACCCCGGGGAGCGCTGAGTAAAAGACTATGCTGACACCAAAACGAGTTAAATGGCGTAAGGTCCATCGCGGCCGTATGACCGGTCGCGCGCTGCGCGGCAGCACACTGACGTTCGGCGAGTACGGACTGCAGGCGCTCGAGCCGTGCTGGATGACGAACCGCCAGATCGAAGCCGCGCGTATCGCGCTGACGCGTCATATCAAACGCGGCGGCAAAGTCTGGATCAAAGTCTTTCCGGACAAGTCGGTTACGAAAAAGCCGGCCGAAGTTCGCATGGGCGCCGGAAAAGGCAACCCGGAGTTTTGGGTCGCGGTCGTGCGTCCCGGGCGCGTGCTCTTCGAACTCTCGGGCGTCACGCCCGAAGTTGCGAAGCAAGCGCTCAAGCTCGCCGCCGCCAAGCTGCCGATCGGAACGAAGATCGTCTCTCGTGAGGAGGCTCAAGCATGAAGGTCAATCAGTTTAAGGAGCTTCGCACGTTCACGATAGCCGAGCTGCAGCAGAAGGCCAAAGAGACCAAAGAGGAGCTCTTTAACCTGCGTTTCGCGCTGCGCACCGGCCATCTCACGGACTTCAGCAAAGTTCGCGCGATGCGCCGCACCTACGCGCAAATTCAAACCGTCATCTCTGAGAAGCGAATCGCCGAGGCAACCAATGGAGCAGCTTAACACCGTGGAAACGACAACGGAGACCGGCAGCGTCGACCGCAAGGCACGCCGCGTCAAGCAAGGCCGCGTCGCGTCCAATAAAATGGACAAGACCATCGTCGTCGTTTCGGAGACCCGCGTCGCGCATCCGACGTACGGCAAGATCGTGCGCAAGTCCGTGAAGTTCAAAGCGCATGACGAGCGCAACGAAGCGAGCATCGGCGATATCGTGCGCATCATGGAGACCCGTCCGATCTCGCGCGAGAAACGCTGGCGCCTGATCGAAATCGTAGAGAAAGCCAAGTAAGCCATGATTCAACAAGAAACGCGACTGAAGGTCGCCGACAATTCCGGAGCGCGCGAGCTGCTCTGCATTCACGTTAGCGGCGGCAGCCGTCATAAGTACGCGCACGTCGGCGATATCATCGTCGGTACGGTTAAGAGCGCGATTCCCGGTGCCGCGGTCAAGAAGGGCCAAGTCGTGAAGGCGGTCGTCGTTCGTACCTCGGCGCCGATTCACCGGCCCGACGGCTCGGTCGTAAAGTGCGACGACAACGCCTGCGTTATCATCAAGGGCGAAAAAGATAATCTCGATCCGCGCGGCACGCGCGTCTTCGGCCCGGTCATGCGCGAACTGCGCGATCGCGGCTTCTTGAAGATCGCATCGCTCGCGCCGGAGGTTTTGTAGGATCGTGGCGACAGCAGTAAAGACGCATATCATCAAGGGCGACACGGTCATGATTCGCCGCGGCAAAGAAAAAGGCAAGCGCGGCGTCGTTAAGGCGATCTTCCCGCGCGCCGGTAAGGCGACGATCGAGGGCCTCAACGTCGTCAAGCGCCATACCAAGCAGGGTACGGAGCAACAAAACATGGGTGGAGCTGCGCAAACCGGCGGCATTCTCGAGAAGGAAGCTCCGCTTCCCCTTTCGGTTCTCCAATACGTCTGCGAGAAGTGCCAAGCGCCGACTCGCCTGCGTCATCACGAGACGGCCAACGGTTCGAAGCGCGTCTGCGTCAAGTGCGGCGAGCCCGCGCGCGAATCGGTCAAGGGAGCGAAATAATGGCGGAACGTCTGCGAGAGAAATACACCAAGGAAGTTCGCGCCGGCCTTCAAGAGAAGTTTGGCTACAAGAACGTCCATCAGATTCCGAAGCTCGATAAGGTCGTCATCAACATGAGCGTTGGTGAGGCGATCACGAACAGCAAGATTCTGGACGTCGCGGTCAACGAGCTGCAGGCCATCAGCGGCCAAAAGCCGGTGATCACCAAGGCCAAAAAGTCGATCGCGGCGTTCAAGCTGCGCGAAGGTATGAACATCGGAGCGAAGGTCACGCTGCGCGGCGAGCGCATGTACGTCTTCCTCGACAAGCTTTTCAACGTGGTACTGCCGCGTATTCGCGACTTCCGCGGACTTTCGCGCAAGTCGTTCGACGGCCGCGGAAACTACAATATGGGCCTGCGCGAGCAGTTGGTCTTTCCGGAGATCAATTTCGACAAGGTCGAGAAGGCGCGCGGCATGGACATCGTGATCGTCACCACGGCGAAAAACGATGAAGAGGCAACGGAATTCCTGACGGCAATGGGCTTGCCGCTACAAAAAGCAGGAGCGAGATAATGGCCAAGACCTCGATGATCGAGAAATCGAAGCGCACTCCGAAGTTTAAGGTGCGCCAGCATAACCGGTGCCAGATGTGCGGCCGTCCGCGCAGCGTGTACCGCAAGTTTGCGCTCTGCCGTATCTGCTTCCGCGAAAACGCTCATAAGGGGAACATCCCCGGCATCACCAAGGCGTCTTGGTAGAGAGGACGATCGAATAATGGCTGTCATCACCGACCCGATCGCCGATCTGCTGACCCGCATTCGCAACGCGAACACGGCCAACCACCAAGTGGTTGACGTGCCGGCGTCGCGCATGAAGTTTGCCGTCGCGCTGATCCTCAAAGACGAAGGCTTCGTCAAGGAAGTCGAACGAGTGAACGAAGGTCCGCAAGGAACGATTCGTATCACGCTCAAGTACGGTCCCGAAAAAGAAAAAGTCATCACCGGCCTGCGCCGCATCTCGCGTCCCGGCTTGCGCGTCTTCACGGGCAAGACCGAGATTCCGCGCGTACTGGGCGGTTTGGGTCTGGTCATCATCTCGACGAGCAAAGGCATCATGTCCGGCAAACGCGCCAAAAAAGAAGGCTGCGGGGGCGAGGTGCTAGCGTATGTCTGGTAATCCGAGCATCCACCCGAGCTCAGAGCGGAGCGCCTCTTAACATGTCACGAATTGGTAAACTGCCCGTCATCGTGCCCAACGGCGTGAACGTAAACCTCGCCGAGGGCGAAGTGCACGTCAAGGGTCCCAAGGGCGAATTGCGTCAGTCGATCCTCGAATACGTCAGCGTGAAACTCGAGGACGGCAACGTCGTCGTCGAGCGCAGGGGCGAAGCGAAGGAGCATCGTTCGGCGCACGGTCTGACGCGCACGCTGATCAATAACATGATCGAAGGCGTGAGCAAGGGATTTCGCAAGAGCCTCGAGATTCAAGGCGTCGGCTACCGCGCTGCGAAGGCCGGCGAGAAGGTCAACTTGACCCTCGGATTCTCGCACCCGGTGAGCTTCGACCCGCCGGCGGGCATCGCGCTCTCCGTCGAAGGCACGAACAAGATCCACGTGGACGGGATCGACAAACAGCAAGTCGGTCAAGTCGCCGCCGAGATTCGCTCGCTGCGGCCGCCCGAACCGTACAAGGGCAAAGGCGTCCGTTACGTCGGCGAAGTGGTGCGCAAGAAACTCGGTAAGGCCGGAAAGGCAGGCAAGAAGTAATGCCGCACGTTTCCAAAAACATCTCGCGTCACAAACGCCACGCGCGTCTGCGCCGCAAATTGATCGGCAGCGCGGAACGTCCGCGTCTGCTGATCCGCCGCACCCTCCACCACATCTACGCAACCGTCGTCGACGATGCGAAAGGTCATACGATCCTGTCGGCTTCGACGCGTCAGAAGGCGCTCGCGGACGGCCTCGGCTCGATGACCAACACCGCGGCCGCCCAGAAGATCGGCCAGGCCATCGCCGCCAAAGCCAAAGAAGCCGGGATCACCGCCGTCGTCTTCGACCGCGGCGGCCTGAAGTATCACGGACGCGTTAAAGCGCTGGCGGATGCCGCGCGCGAAGCCGGCCTG carries:
- the rpsH gene encoding 30S ribosomal protein S8 — its product is MAVITDPIADLLTRIRNANTANHQVVDVPASRMKFAVALILKDEGFVKEVERVNEGPQGTIRITLKYGPEKEKVITGLRRISRPGLRVFTGKTEIPRVLGGLGLVIISTSKGIMSGKRAKKEGCGGEVLAYVW
- the rplF gene encoding 50S ribosomal protein L6, whose translation is MSRIGKLPVIVPNGVNVNLAEGEVHVKGPKGELRQSILEYVSVKLEDGNVVVERRGEAKEHRSAHGLTRTLINNMIEGVSKGFRKSLEIQGVGYRAAKAGEKVNLTLGFSHPVSFDPPAGIALSVEGTNKIHVDGIDKQQVGQVAAEIRSLRPPEPYKGKGVRYVGEVVRKKLGKAGKAGKK
- a CDS encoding type Z 30S ribosomal protein S14; the protein is MAKTSMIEKSKRTPKFKVRQHNRCQMCGRPRSVYRKFALCRICFRENAHKGNIPGITKASW
- a CDS encoding peptide ABC transporter substrate-binding protein — translated: MRPILLAVCFLMSLAGCSGAGGRRPLAGSLTIVQTQDFSTLDPIYVSGVGGQELAALLYSYLVRIDDRGRLVPDAALVVPSRSNGGIARGGTLITYHLRPNLRFSDGTPLTSRDVAYTIRAVNDPRNAVPSEIGFDDVIGVETPDALTVRIRLRRPYAAARLYLCGPGNAVPILPQRRLRSQGPLPRAAFNAAPVGSGPYRVARWVRGERLELQRNPYYRTPVGIDRLTIRFAADASAAETMLRAREADAYVNADESQYALLLAIPGTRVKRRPIDGTGALIFNVRDPILRDRSVRRALALAFDAPQLVRKVLRGAVITSGPGAGLFQWAYDPRAFAMPGYDPRSAARLLDAAGWRVGSDGIRRKAGRRLAVTLVTRADKPSAITLATAIQAAERGVGVAVAIRRYPIALLMAPDSSGGPLYGGRFGMTLLQFIAGFDPDVADQFSCDRIPPHGFNKARYCNPRVDALLADGARAQDRATRRRDYRAVQRILARDLPLVALYQATSINVFPARLRNQRTAVTTPFWNVATWRLDR
- the rplE gene encoding 50S ribosomal protein L5 → MAERLREKYTKEVRAGLQEKFGYKNVHQIPKLDKVVINMSVGEAITNSKILDVAVNELQAISGQKPVITKAKKSIAAFKLREGMNIGAKVTLRGERMYVFLDKLFNVVLPRIRDFRGLSRKSFDGRGNYNMGLREQLVFPEINFDKVEKARGMDIVIVTTAKNDEEATEFLTAMGLPLQKAGAR
- the rplC gene encoding 50S ribosomal protein L3, with product MKNILGRKVGMTSVFTADGRHVPVTVIEAGPCTVVERRTKDKHGYESVALAFGDVKKSRVSRALAGHYKKTDVEPKRFIREFRDDIDGVEVGATITVSEFESGDRVDVVGISKGHGFAGGIKRHNFSGGGASHGSMIHRQPASNGDTNAGRVVKGSRRPGHYGVDRTTMQNLEIVRADGERNLLLVRGPIPGPKNALVIVRKSVKDA
- the rplX gene encoding 50S ribosomal protein L24: MATAVKTHIIKGDTVMIRRGKEKGKRGVVKAIFPRAGKATIEGLNVVKRHTKQGTEQQNMGGAAQTGGILEKEAPLPLSVLQYVCEKCQAPTRLRHHETANGSKRVCVKCGEPARESVKGAK
- the rplN gene encoding 50S ribosomal protein L14, which gives rise to MIQQETRLKVADNSGARELLCIHVSGGSRHKYAHVGDIIVGTVKSAIPGAAVKKGQVVKAVVVRTSAPIHRPDGSVVKCDDNACVIIKGEKDNLDPRGTRVFGPVMRELRDRGFLKIASLAPEVL
- the rplD gene encoding 50S ribosomal protein L4 — its product is MPNVIDLTGKVVREEATPAIFEVDYSEKAHTIFRAVFRELANPRAGTASTLRRDEVRGGGRKPWKQKGTGRARQGSIRSPQWRHGGVVFGPKPRSYITDLNKKERRLAFVAALADRFKNGGITILDAANFELNKTADFAKLIFGGAKEAKKGPATLIVFAFDEQVGDRFHRLGRNLRHVGITHSGALDVKDVLRYHRIVFTTAAYDAIVKTFGSPSEEAK
- the rplP gene encoding 50S ribosomal protein L16; this encodes MLTPKRVKWRKVHRGRMTGRALRGSTLTFGEYGLQALEPCWMTNRQIEAARIALTRHIKRGGKVWIKVFPDKSVTKKPAEVRMGAGKGNPEFWVAVVRPGRVLFELSGVTPEVAKQALKLAAAKLPIGTKIVSREEAQA
- the rpmC gene encoding 50S ribosomal protein L29, whose product is MKVNQFKELRTFTIAELQQKAKETKEELFNLRFALRTGHLTDFSKVRAMRRTYAQIQTVISEKRIAEATNGAA
- the rpsQ gene encoding 30S ribosomal protein S17, whose translation is METTTETGSVDRKARRVKQGRVASNKMDKTIVVVSETRVAHPTYGKIVRKSVKFKAHDERNEASIGDIVRIMETRPISREKRWRLIEIVEKAK
- the rplR gene encoding 50S ribosomal protein L18 → MPHVSKNISRHKRHARLRRKLIGSAERPRLLIRRTLHHIYATVVDDAKGHTILSASTRQKALADGLGSMTNTAAAQKIGQAIAAKAKEAGITAVVFDRGGLKYHGRVKALADAAREAGLEF
- the rplB gene encoding 50S ribosomal protein L2, coding for MAVKKYKPTSAGRRFMTTADFSELSKVDPERTLIEVRKKHSGRNFNGHITVRHKGGGTRKQYRIIDFKRTKDAIPAKVATLEYDPNRSARIALVNYKDGEKRYVLAPLGLKIGDVIESGPTADIKNGNCLPIKNIPVGTVIHNIELRPGQGAKLVRSAGGSAQLMAKEGDYAQVRMPSGEVRKIQVVCRATIGQLGNIEHENEIVGKAGRSRHRGKRPSVRGIAMNPVDHPHGGGEARSTSGRPPTTPWGQMTMGKKTRRNKRTASMIVRKRKAK
- the rpsS gene encoding 30S ribosomal protein S19 → MGRSLKKGPFVADHLMSKVTKMNETREKRVIKTWSRSSTIVPEMVGHTIGVHNGKAHVPVFVTENMVGHKLGEFSPTRLFRGHGGDKAGVK
- the rplW gene encoding 50S ribosomal protein L23, which encodes MDARDVILAPRITEKSMGSAVLQQYSFIVHPDATKTQIRHAIEEIFKVNVIKVNTVNVGGKKRNFARRGVRSAGYQKDTKKAIVTLKPGQKIELGGVNYFEQ